In Saprospiraceae bacterium, the sequence AGATCCTGATTATTGGTAACCGTTTTTGAGATAGGGAACGGAAAGTTGTAACGAATCCCTTTTGGCCCAGGTAGACATAAAAAAAGAATAAAAGCCTTCATGACTAAGCAATGAACCGGGATGAAATGGTGGGACCATGCCTGCTGTCATTCCTTCCTGCAACAGGATTTTCATCCAGGTACTATCCCTGGAAATAATATGCAGAGGGGTCGCATAGACATCGGTTTTTCCTTCAAGCAAATACTCCATGCCGGCCGGTTGATGATCCCCTACAAGGACATACAGTGTGTTGTCATTCCCTTTTTCCAGTATATATTTTTCCAACACCTGAAGGATATAAACTACTTCTTTGGAATACCTTTCTACCGGGCTAAAATTTTCTGATCTCACTGTCTTATGCGGGCTCATTTTGATGGTATCCAGATCATTCCAATTATCGAGGACTGGAGGTGGTAAGTAAAATGGTGCATGTGTGTTTAAGGTAATGAAAAATAAAAAATAGGGTTGTTTTGAAGGATTCAATACTTTTTCATGCCAATAGTTCAAGGCATATTGATCTGGGATGCCTCCCATATAATCGTATTTATACCCATGGTATGGAAGGTCTTGAAACCGAGTCCACTTATTATTGTTAAAATATCTGCCGGCGATGCTGTCCAAAGCTCTGTTATCATCTCCAAAGCTGGCCATGGTATTCAATCGATAGGTCTCATAACCAAAATGGTTGAGCAGATTGATCAGGTGGGGATAGCCCACATGATCTTGTATAAGTTTTTCATAAGCTGGATGATTGTCTATATGGATGCCTGATAACAAGGAAGTAAATCCCAGCCACGATCGTCCGCCAAGTATGGTGCTATTGGACAAGGCGGAAGCACTGAGCCAGTGATTGGATTTTAATTTTTGATCAAAATGCTGCAATTGATGTATGTAGATACTGTCATATGGTTGAACTGTACTCAAGAGGCTACCATAGGCTTCTATAAATATCAATTCTATGTTCGGTTTTGTTTTAATCTTAAGTTGTTGATACGCTTCATAGGGTAGATGGCTGAGGTCAGCGGGTAAGGACTTCACACGCGCCTGCGTGAAAGTGGTATGCATATTGTCGATGATCCATAAAATGGCTGATTTGGTATTATTAGATTCAGGAGCATGCGGCAGCCTGTTGAGGATCAACGGTAATCCGAAAAACCAGCAAGCTGATACAAGTATAAAAACTGAAGTCCAGGGTTGAGTCCTGCGAAGCATCCATCGATGCACTCTATAACTGATATAGATCAATAGTGCAGCAAGGAATAACAATAACAGCTTAAATAAATCTGGCGATATCCCCATCGTCTTAAAGAATACCGGCAGTACACGTTGGAATAGCGCCCAATCATATGACCACACCGGGATCTCGCCATATATTTTCCAGACGATAAAATAATAGATCTGGAATGCCAATAAAATAAAATAGATAACAGCTATGCCTCCAGCCAAAATCGTAAGCTTCATTCTTTTTTGCAAAAGCAGGCATAGCATAAAGATCAATGCATAGTCGAGACTCCATCTGAATATATCTGGATTTGACCTGATGATTAAAGACTGAGGCAAAGACGCCAGGTGTGGGAAAAAACTGCCTTCCATCGATCTCGTCAGGTACAAAGGCAAGAATAATAATAACTGTAGCAAGACGAAAACTATCAGGGTGAATGGGATTTTTTTCCCACTTAGAAAACTATGTTCAGGGTTTGTGGTCATTCTGCTACCTTAATGATCCTGAGTTCAATAAGCGCAACTCTGGTAAAAGAATAAAGGATTAAACCAGCAGCAGTTATCAACAATGATTTTGAAAAAGTACCAGGCAGCAGAAAACAAGATAATATGCTCACAAACAAAAATATTGCAATGTACTTTGCCCAGGGGTCTTTAATTTCTTTCTGATCAGGGGTTATAAAAAAATACATCCCTGTAAAATATATATATCGGATCAATCCTAAGCCTATCACCCATATACCGGCATGTCCGGTGAGATATAATACAGTAGTACTCATAAGCACAAACAGTGCATCGGTCTCCTTGTCGAGATATTCTCCGATGAGGGTGGTCATGTTTAATTTTCTCGCCACATACCCATCCAGGATATCCCCCAGGCAGATGATTGAATACAATATTCCGGCTTCAAACAAGGTGATTCCGGGAGACATCATAGTAGTCATGACCAAAAGACATATTCTCAGTAAGGTCAGTGCATTCGCCGGGCTTTGTGGAAAACTAATATTTGGATGGTCTATAAAATACCTCGATATCCAATATAAAAGACCAAGCACACTGCCTGCAATCAGCCAAACCATGTCCTTGGTATATAAAGTCACCATGGTCAAAAGGATATTGGCCACTGAATACCACCATAGATTTTTATGCAATCGTTGCACAGAGATTACTGACTTGGGAGATATCACTTTATAGTTTTATGGAGTTTTAAAAAGGATTGCTTTTTGAAATTGTATTGAACCATGTGCTCTTACAAAATGCGTAAGCGAAAAATTAAAGTTTTTCTTTCAGATATTTTCCAGTTTGGGATGTTTTCACTTTGGCCAAATCTTCGGGAGTCCCTGCAAATACCAGATGCCCTCCATCTTTGCCACCTCCCGGCCCGAGATCGATCACCCAATCAGCACATTTAATTACATCCATATTATGTTCGATCAATATGACAGAGTGTCCATTCTCTACAAGTGCATTAAATGAATCCAATAGTTTCCTGATGTCATGAAAATGCAGTCCGGTAGTAGGCTCATCAAAAATAAATAGGATCGACTCGTGTCCGGCCTCTTTGGTGAGATAACTG encodes:
- a CDS encoding sulfatase-like hydrolase/transferase produces the protein MTTNPEHSFLSGKKIPFTLIVFVLLQLLLFLPLYLTRSMEGSFFPHLASLPQSLIIRSNPDIFRWSLDYALIFMLCLLLQKRMKLTILAGGIAVIYFILLAFQIYYFIVWKIYGEIPVWSYDWALFQRVLPVFFKTMGISPDLFKLLLLFLAALLIYISYRVHRWMLRRTQPWTSVFILVSACWFFGLPLILNRLPHAPESNNTKSAILWIIDNMHTTFTQARVKSLPADLSHLPYEAYQQLKIKTKPNIELIFIEAYGSLLSTVQPYDSIYIHQLQHFDQKLKSNHWLSASALSNSTILGGRSWLGFTSLLSGIHIDNHPAYEKLIQDHVGYPHLINLLNHFGYETYRLNTMASFGDDNRALDSIAGRYFNNNKWTRFQDLPYHGYKYDYMGGIPDQYALNYWHEKVLNPSKQPYFLFFITLNTHAPFYLPPPVLDNWNDLDTIKMSPHKTVRSENFSPVERYSKEVVYILQVLEKYILEKGNDNTLYVLVGDHQPAGMEYLLEGKTDVYATPLHIISRDSTWMKILLQEGMTAGMVPPFHPGSLLSHEGFYSFFMSTWAKRDSLQLSVPYLKNGYQ
- a CDS encoding CDP-alcohol phosphatidyltransferase family protein, whose translation is MISPKSVISVQRLHKNLWWYSVANILLTMVTLYTKDMVWLIAGSVLGLLYWISRYFIDHPNISFPQSPANALTLLRICLLVMTTMMSPGITLFEAGILYSIICLGDILDGYVARKLNMTTLIGEYLDKETDALFVLMSTTVLYLTGHAGIWVIGLGLIRYIYFTGMYFFITPDQKEIKDPWAKYIAIFLFVSILSCFLLPGTFSKSLLITAAGLILYSFTRVALIELRIIKVAE